One Aegilops tauschii subsp. strangulata cultivar AL8/78 chromosome 7, Aet v6.0, whole genome shotgun sequence genomic window carries:
- the LOC109779234 gene encoding GDSL esterase/lipase At5g45910, with the protein MEHRGLLLVLAAALCLAGAADARHAKKSYQAVFSFGDSLSDAGNLIVDGIPKALTTARAPYGMTFFGRPTGRCSNGRVVVDFLAEHFGLPLPPASQAHGKDFKKGANFAITGATALEYSFFKAHGIDQRIWNTGSINTQIGWLQKMKPSLCKSEKECKDYFSKSLFVVGEFGGNDYNAPLFSGVAFSDVKTYVPLVAKAIANGVEKLIELGATDLLVPGILPIGCFPLYLTLYNSSKKSDYNARTGCLRRYNRLAFHHNRELKQQLDQLQKKYPKTKIMYGDYFKAAMQFVVSPGKFGFSTALQACCGAGGSGAYNFNLKKKCGEAGASVCSNPSAYVSWDGIHMTEAAYRMVANGWLNGPYASPPIMK; encoded by the exons ATGGAGCATCGGGGCCTGCTTCTCGTCCTCGCCGCCGCGCTGTGCCTCGCGGGCGCCGCCGACGCCAGGCACGCCAAGAAGTCGTACCAGGCCGTCTTCAGCTTCGGGGACTCGCTCTCCGACGCCGGCAACCTCATCGTCGACGGCATCCCCAAGGCCCTCACCACCGCGCGCGCGCCCTACGGCATGACCTTCTTCGGCCGCCCCACCGGCCGCTGCTCCAACGGCCGCGTCGTCGTCGACTTCCTCG CCGAGCATTTCGGGCTGCCGCTGCCGCCGGCGTCGCAGGCGCATGGCAAGGACTTCAAGAAGGGGGCCAACTTCGCCATCACCGGCGCCACGGCGCTGGAGTACTCCTTCTTCAAGGCGCATGGCATCGACCAGCGCATTTGGAACACCGGCTCCATCAACACCCAGATCGGCTGGCTCCAGAAGATGAAGCCGTCGCTTTGCAAGTCGGAGAAAG AGTGCAAGGACTACTTCAGCAAGTCCCTGTTTGTGGTGGGAGAGTTTGGGGGGAACGACTACAACGCTCCTCTCTTCTCCGGCGTCGCCTTCTCCGATGTGAAGACCTACGTGCCGCTGGTCGCCAAAGCCATCGCCAACGGCGTCGAG AAATTGATCGAGCTTGGCGCGACAGACCTGTTGGTGCCTGGAATTCTTCCGATCGGGTGCTTCCCATTGTACCTGACTCTCTACAACAGCAGCAAGAAGTCGGACTACAACGCGCGCACCGGGTGCCTCCGGAGATACAACCGCCTGGCCTTCCACCACAACAGAGAGCTCAAGCAGCAGCTTGACCAGCTTCAGAAGAAGTACCCAAAGACGAAAATCATGTACGGCGATTACTTCAAAGCTGCAATGCAGTTTGTCGTCAGCCCCGGGAAATTCG GTTTCAGCACGGCATTGCAGGCATGCTGCGGCGCCGGAGGGTCGGGCGCCTACAACTTCAACCTGAAGAAGAAGTGCGGCGAGGCGGGCGCGAGCGTGTGCTCCAACCCGTCGGCGTACGTGAGCTGGGACGGCATCCACATGACCGAGGCCGCCTACCGCATGGTCGCCAACGGCTGGCTGAATGGCCCCTATGCCTCTCCCCCGATCATGAAGTGA